The following coding sequences are from one Desulfuromonas sp. TF window:
- the mfd gene encoding transcription-repair coupling factor produces the protein MSLPNDTAHPEITHATVRSFVEGVHSGLRHGEVLGLIGSSGAYFLAKLLAASDRTILVLAAGQKEAARFADDLAFYHGRPGEVFLFPHWEVRPYEALSPHPEVEASRLAALAALHEGRARAVVLTVRALMQRVLPREALAGLCERLITEEEYPRRALLGRLLELGYASVPLVEDRGTFSARGDILDIFPPTRSQPVRIEFFGDYVERMRPFNAATQRSLDDELEELVLLPAREMVLAGEHLETFARRLKERCDSLEISRPQREAILEEAREGILAPGRSFLLPLNYAKLDTFFDYASGGDWVVLDPPAVEGEADIFAAEVREGEKRIASRGEAFAPAADFFLPPALLESGLSAVRRIDFSSLQVFRLEEDRQLYRINAEGNGDIRAELHREGGGMAELADRLRQWQQGGWRLLLVCHTRGQAERLLDLLQPYGLSVAFDPSGSPDRFRPGEPRLVLGNLTAGFRLPDEKLAVVTEEEIFGQRVRRRGAAEARAKALLSTLAELREGDYVVHADHGIARYRGLLHLQLGEVEGDFLHLEYAGEDKLYLPVDRIEKVQKYLGGEGHVPRLDKMGGAGWEKAKVRARAAVEELARELLKIYARREMNQGFRYSPPDRMFREFEAAFPYEETADQLAAIGDVLTDMQSERPVDRLICGDVGYGKTEVAIRAAFKAALDGKQVAVLVPTTVLARQHFETFRERFEGYPVEVEMISRFRTAAEQKRILEHAAAGRIDILIGTHRLLQRDVRFKDLGLIIIDEEQRFGVTHKERLKKLRAEVDILTLTATPIPRTLHMSMMGLRDLSVIDTPPVDRLAVRTYVTRFDDDLIREAILRELRRGGQVFFVHNRVQSIEAQADFLRTLVPEAKIVVGHGQMGEHALEEVMVDFVEGQSNVLVCSTIIESGLDIPRANTIIINRADCFGLAQLYQLRGRVGRSRHRAYAYLLIPGEGTLTREARERLRVLQELTELGAGFRVASHDLELRGAGDLLGGRQAGQIAAIGFEMYAELLEETIQELKGLEKEEQIDPEIRLGLSAFLPEKYVPDPNQRLVFYKKMAGAADELDLYGTADELRDRYGEVPGPAVLLLEMMKLRLLMKRLKVEAAEYDGRQLVFAFHPATVVPPEKILALLEEPTGKYRFSPDFRLSIRFGRLPGEEVLAEAKKELHGLLQAC, from the coding sequence ATGTCCCTTCCAAACGACACCGCCCATCCTGAAATCACCCATGCCACCGTCCGTTCCTTCGTCGAAGGAGTGCACTCCGGGCTCCGGCACGGCGAGGTGCTCGGACTGATCGGCTCCAGCGGCGCCTATTTCCTGGCAAAGCTTCTGGCCGCAAGCGACCGGACCATCCTGGTCCTCGCCGCCGGCCAGAAGGAGGCGGCGCGGTTCGCCGACGATCTTGCCTTCTATCACGGCCGCCCCGGCGAAGTCTTTCTCTTTCCTCATTGGGAGGTGCGCCCCTACGAGGCCCTGAGCCCCCATCCCGAAGTCGAGGCGAGCCGCCTGGCGGCCCTCGCCGCCCTGCATGAAGGCAGAGCCCGGGCCGTGGTCCTGACGGTGCGCGCCCTGATGCAGCGGGTTCTTCCCCGGGAGGCGCTGGCCGGCCTCTGCGAGCGCCTGATCACCGAGGAGGAATATCCCCGCCGGGCCCTGCTCGGCCGCCTGCTCGAACTGGGCTACGCCTCGGTGCCGCTGGTGGAGGACCGGGGAACCTTTTCGGCCCGCGGAGACATCCTGGACATTTTCCCCCCCACCCGCTCCCAGCCGGTGCGCATCGAGTTCTTCGGCGATTACGTGGAACGGATGCGCCCTTTCAACGCGGCCACCCAGCGCTCCCTCGACGATGAGCTGGAAGAGCTGGTGCTGCTCCCCGCCCGGGAGATGGTCCTGGCGGGCGAACACCTGGAGACCTTCGCACGCCGCCTGAAGGAGCGCTGCGATTCGCTGGAGATTTCCCGCCCTCAGCGTGAGGCGATCCTGGAAGAAGCCCGGGAAGGAATCCTGGCTCCCGGACGTTCTTTTCTTCTCCCCCTCAATTACGCCAAACTGGACACCTTCTTCGATTACGCCTCCGGCGGCGACTGGGTGGTTCTCGACCCTCCCGCCGTGGAGGGGGAGGCGGACATCTTTGCCGCCGAGGTTCGCGAGGGGGAAAAGCGCATCGCTTCCCGCGGCGAGGCCTTCGCTCCGGCGGCCGATTTCTTTCTACCTCCCGCGCTTCTGGAGAGCGGGCTTTCCGCCGTCCGCCGCATCGACTTTTCATCCCTGCAGGTGTTCCGCCTGGAGGAAGACCGACAGCTCTACCGGATCAACGCCGAAGGCAACGGCGACATCCGGGCCGAACTGCACCGGGAGGGGGGCGGCATGGCGGAGCTGGCCGACCGCCTGCGGCAGTGGCAGCAGGGCGGATGGAGACTTCTTCTCGTCTGCCATACGCGCGGCCAGGCCGAGCGCCTCCTCGACCTGCTGCAGCCCTACGGCTTGAGCGTCGCCTTCGATCCGTCCGGATCGCCTGACCGTTTCCGCCCCGGAGAGCCCCGGCTCGTCCTGGGGAACCTCACTGCAGGATTCCGCCTCCCCGACGAGAAGCTGGCGGTGGTCACCGAGGAAGAGATTTTCGGCCAGAGGGTGCGCCGCCGCGGAGCCGCCGAGGCCCGGGCCAAGGCCCTGCTCTCCACCCTGGCCGAGCTCAGGGAGGGGGACTACGTCGTCCATGCCGACCACGGCATCGCCCGCTACCGCGGCCTGCTGCACCTGCAGCTCGGAGAGGTGGAGGGGGACTTCCTGCACCTGGAGTATGCCGGCGAGGACAAGCTCTACCTGCCGGTGGACCGCATCGAAAAGGTGCAGAAGTATCTCGGCGGCGAAGGCCACGTCCCGCGCCTCGACAAAATGGGCGGGGCCGGCTGGGAGAAGGCCAAGGTTCGGGCCCGGGCCGCGGTTGAGGAGCTGGCCCGGGAGCTGCTCAAGATCTACGCCCGGCGTGAGATGAACCAGGGATTTCGCTACTCCCCGCCCGACCGGATGTTCCGGGAGTTCGAGGCCGCCTTCCCTTACGAGGAGACCGCCGACCAGCTCGCCGCCATCGGCGACGTTCTTACCGACATGCAGTCGGAGCGGCCGGTGGACCGGCTGATCTGCGGCGACGTCGGCTACGGCAAGACCGAGGTGGCCATCCGCGCCGCCTTCAAGGCCGCCCTCGACGGGAAACAGGTGGCGGTGCTGGTGCCGACCACTGTCCTGGCCCGGCAGCATTTCGAAACCTTCCGCGAGCGTTTCGAGGGTTATCCTGTGGAAGTGGAGATGATCTCTCGCTTCCGGACCGCCGCCGAGCAGAAACGCATTCTCGAGCACGCCGCCGCCGGCCGGATCGACATCCTCATCGGTACTCACAGGCTCCTGCAGCGGGACGTGCGGTTCAAGGATCTCGGGCTGATCATCATCGACGAGGAGCAGCGCTTCGGCGTCACCCATAAGGAACGGCTGAAGAAACTGCGGGCCGAGGTCGACATCCTCACCCTGACCGCCACCCCCATCCCCCGCACCCTGCATATGAGCATGATGGGGCTGCGGGACCTCTCTGTGATCGACACCCCGCCCGTCGACCGGCTGGCGGTGCGCACCTACGTCACCCGCTTCGACGACGACCTCATCCGCGAGGCGATTCTGCGCGAGCTGCGCCGGGGCGGCCAGGTCTTCTTCGTCCACAACCGGGTCCAGTCCATCGAGGCCCAGGCCGATTTCCTCCGCACCCTCGTCCCCGAGGCGAAGATCGTCGTCGGGCACGGGCAGATGGGGGAGCATGCCCTCGAAGAGGTCATGGTGGACTTCGTCGAGGGGCAGAGCAACGTTCTGGTCTGCAGCACCATCATCGAGAGCGGCCTCGACATCCCCCGGGCCAACACCATCATCATCAACCGGGCCGACTGCTTCGGCCTCGCCCAGCTCTACCAGCTGCGCGGCCGGGTGGGACGCTCCCGGCACCGCGCCTATGCCTACCTTCTCATCCCCGGAGAAGGGACCCTCACCCGGGAGGCCCGGGAACGTCTTCGCGTGCTGCAGGAACTCACCGAGCTGGGGGCGGGCTTCCGGGTGGCCAGCCACGACCTGGAGCTGCGCGGCGCCGGGGACCTCCTGGGGGGCCGACAGGCCGGGCAGATCGCCGCCATCGGCTTCGAGATGTATGCCGAACTCCTCGAGGAGACGATTCAGGAGCTCAAGGGACTGGAAAAGGAAGAGCAGATCGACCCCGAGATCCGCCTGGGGCTCTCCGCCTTTCTCCCCGAAAAATACGTCCCCGATCCGAATCAGCGGCTGGTCTTCTACAAGAAGATGGCCGGCGCCGCCGACGAGCTGGACCTCTACGGCACGGCCGACGAGCTGCGGGACCGCTACGGCGAAGTTCCCGGACCGGCCGTTCTCCTCCTGGAGATGATGAAGCTGCGCCTGCTGATGAAGCGCCTCAAGGTGGAAGCCGCCGAATACGACGGCCGCCAACTGGTCTTCGCCTTCCATCCCGCCACCGTGGTTCCGCCGGAGAAAATCCTTGCCCTCCTCGAGGAGCCGACGGGAAAGTACCGCTTTTCCCCCGACTTCCGGCTCTCGATCCGGTTTGGACGCCTTCCTGGGGAAGAGGTTCTGGCGGAGGCTAAAAAAGAATTGCACGGTCTCCTTCAGGCATGCTAG
- a CDS encoding peptidylprolyl isomerase — protein MPVLIHVDGRSVTLEQFQKDFSATLPPGQNLSSEEKEELKRAFLVQVIDRELALAEAENLGITVTPTEVEEALQEYRRDYPAGAFEEMLRERGITLDSWQRELTQNLLMEKVVRQAAYTGVTVEEEEVAAHYQEHREDFDRPEQVRARQIVLSTEAEGQRILGLLRQGEPFAEMARQHSLSPDGEQGGDLGFFARGEMPPEFDAVVFSLPVGRLSDLVKSEYGYHIFLVEERRKAMRLGLDSVQDEIRAELRAEKEDQAYQEWLRKLRVQAAIEVNWSLI, from the coding sequence GTGCCGGTACTGATCCATGTCGACGGCCGCTCGGTAACCCTGGAGCAGTTTCAGAAAGATTTCTCCGCCACCCTCCCTCCCGGCCAGAACCTTTCATCCGAGGAGAAGGAAGAACTCAAACGCGCCTTTCTGGTTCAGGTCATCGATCGGGAGCTGGCATTGGCCGAAGCCGAGAATCTCGGCATTACGGTGACTCCGACGGAAGTGGAGGAGGCCTTGCAGGAATACCGCCGGGATTATCCTGCCGGAGCCTTCGAGGAGATGCTCCGGGAGCGGGGGATCACCCTCGATTCCTGGCAGAGGGAACTGACGCAGAACCTGCTGATGGAAAAGGTGGTCCGACAGGCCGCCTACACCGGGGTGACGGTCGAGGAAGAGGAAGTCGCCGCCCACTACCAGGAGCACCGGGAGGATTTCGACCGCCCCGAGCAGGTGCGGGCGCGCCAGATCGTCCTCAGCACTGAGGCCGAGGGGCAGCGTATACTGGGTCTTCTGCGCCAGGGCGAGCCCTTCGCCGAGATGGCCCGCCAGCACTCCCTCTCTCCCGACGGCGAGCAGGGGGGGGATCTCGGTTTCTTCGCACGGGGAGAGATGCCGCCGGAGTTCGATGCCGTCGTCTTTTCCCTCCCCGTCGGCCGCCTGAGCGATCTGGTCAAGAGCGAGTACGGTTATCACATCTTTCTTGTCGAAGAGAGGCGCAAAGCGATGCGCCTGGGGCTGGATTCCGTACAGGACGAGATCCGTGCCGAACTCAGGGCGGAAAAGGAAGATCAGGCCTATCAGGAATGGCTTCGGAAGCTGCGCGTGCAGGCCGCCATCGAAGTCAACTGGTCCCTTATCTAA
- a CDS encoding SurA N-terminal domain-containing protein, whose translation MKRHFHTIAILLLLPGLAMATTAVSRIAAVVNSEIITTRQLDQEVSERVKGGNIPASQASALRQQVLSDLIEKTLLMQKADELRIKVAEDEIEEAINEVQKQNKLTREQLIEALQSEGMGYEKYRENLRQQILRYKLVGREVQARVEVTNREIRDYFRENIGKYRDEPFLRLSRITFPIPAKATTVQIEAIRGKAEAALNRLRQGEEFYPVLLSLTADQSAEGGDMGTFAEGELTSAFEKAVRNLKEGEISSMVETPAGFHILQVNEISAGKVRQFDSVKEEIRRILREQKTEERFKEWSQGLRKEAYIDIRL comes from the coding sequence ATGAAGCGCCATTTTCATACGATTGCGATTTTGCTTCTGCTGCCGGGGCTGGCCATGGCGACGACGGCCGTCAGCCGGATCGCCGCCGTGGTCAACTCTGAAATCATCACTACCCGCCAACTGGACCAGGAAGTGAGCGAACGCGTCAAAGGCGGCAACATTCCGGCTTCACAGGCGTCCGCCCTGCGCCAGCAGGTCCTTTCGGATCTTATCGAAAAGACCCTGCTCATGCAGAAGGCCGATGAGCTGAGAATCAAGGTGGCTGAGGACGAAATCGAGGAGGCCATCAACGAGGTGCAGAAGCAGAACAAACTGACCCGCGAGCAGCTGATCGAGGCCCTGCAGTCCGAGGGAATGGGCTATGAGAAATACCGGGAGAATCTGCGTCAGCAGATCCTGCGTTACAAGCTGGTGGGTAGGGAGGTTCAGGCCAGGGTCGAGGTGACCAACAGGGAAATACGCGACTATTTCCGGGAGAACATCGGAAAGTACCGGGATGAGCCTTTCCTGCGCCTGAGCCGTATAACTTTCCCCATCCCGGCCAAGGCCACGACGGTCCAGATCGAGGCGATTCGCGGCAAAGCGGAGGCTGCGCTGAACCGCCTGAGGCAGGGAGAGGAATTTTATCCGGTGCTGCTGAGTTTAACAGCGGACCAGAGCGCCGAAGGCGGGGATATGGGAACGTTCGCGGAGGGTGAATTGACCTCCGCCTTCGAAAAAGCCGTGCGCAATCTCAAGGAGGGCGAAATCAGCAGCATGGTGGAGACGCCGGCCGGCTTTCACATCCTTCAGGTCAACGAGATCAGTGCCGGCAAGGTCCGCCAGTTCGACTCGGTCAAAGAGGAAATCCGCCGGATTCTCAGGGAGCAGAAAACCGAGGAACGGTTCAAGGAGTGGTCGCAGGGCCTGCGCAAGGAGGCTTATATCGATATCCGCCTGTAG
- a CDS encoding cell wall metabolism sensor histidine kinase WalK, which yields MKRSLLWKLLLINLPVIAVIIAVVWLSIDQLAANYFMVLMEKYMVSPTETHRAFLTAVHYTLFWASLAALLIAFVLSFLLTRRVLRPLSRMAEATREVAAGNFSSRVEVGAADEIGRLGAAFNRMADSLENLERLRKTMVGDVAHELRTPLTNLRGYLEGLSDGVIPPEKATFEMLQAEILRLVRLVEDLGQLARAEAARAYLERQEFDLSETIGQMLTLYRPRFEARSITVATRFAPAADRIVADRDKVLQAVRNLIENACRYTPEGGRFTVSSERLPGEIRVVFANSGPGIPPADLPYVFERFYRAERSRSRDAGGAGIGLSIVKELIEAHGGSVGAESAEGETRVWFVLPE from the coding sequence GTGAAACGCTCCCTGCTCTGGAAACTGCTCCTGATCAATCTGCCGGTCATCGCCGTCATCATCGCCGTGGTCTGGCTCTCCATCGATCAACTTGCGGCCAATTACTTCATGGTCCTGATGGAAAAGTACATGGTCTCGCCGACGGAAACCCACCGGGCCTTTCTCACCGCCGTCCACTATACCCTCTTCTGGGCCAGCCTCGCCGCCTTGCTCATCGCCTTCGTTCTCAGTTTTCTCCTCACCCGGCGGGTGCTGCGTCCCCTCTCCCGCATGGCGGAAGCGACCCGCGAGGTGGCCGCAGGCAACTTCTCCTCCCGGGTCGAGGTCGGCGCCGCCGACGAGATCGGACGCCTCGGAGCCGCCTTCAACCGCATGGCTGACAGCCTGGAGAACCTGGAGCGGCTGCGCAAGACGATGGTCGGCGACGTGGCCCACGAACTGCGCACTCCCCTGACCAACCTGCGCGGCTACCTGGAGGGGCTGAGCGACGGGGTGATCCCGCCGGAGAAAGCGACGTTCGAGATGCTGCAGGCGGAAATCCTGCGGCTGGTGCGCCTGGTCGAGGACCTCGGCCAGCTCGCCCGCGCCGAGGCCGCCCGCGCTTACCTGGAGCGGCAGGAATTCGATCTCTCGGAGACGATCGGACAGATGCTGACCCTCTACCGCCCCCGTTTCGAGGCGCGCAGCATCACCGTCGCGACCCGTTTCGCTCCGGCGGCCGACCGAATCGTCGCCGACCGGGACAAGGTGCTGCAGGCGGTGCGCAACCTGATTGAGAACGCCTGCCGGTACACCCCGGAGGGGGGACGCTTCACCGTCTCTTCCGAGCGCCTCCCCGGGGAGATCCGGGTCGTTTTCGCCAACAGCGGCCCGGGCATACCCCCTGCGGACCTCCCCTACGTCTTCGAGCGTTTCTACCGCGCCGAACGCTCCCGTTCCCGCGACGCCGGCGGCGCCGGCATCGGCCTGTCCATCGTAAAAGAGCTGATCGAGGCCCACGGGGGCAGCGTCGGCGCCGAAAGCGCGGAAGGGGAGACGCGGGTCTGGTTCGTCCTGCCGGAGTAG
- a CDS encoding response regulator transcription factor yields MDLPGPILIVEDDPNTAALVTTYLEREGFAVIAVHDGAEALALARRKPPGFVILDVMLPGADGWEICRELRKVSDVPILMLTAREEEIDRVLGLSLGADDYVVKPFSPRELVERVKAILRRARPTAGANPSLVHGSLVLDPEKHRVTLDGRPVELTAAEYRVLLALMRAPGRVFSRDDLIGRIYEGGETVVDRVIDVHIGHLRQKLGDDPAAPRFIRTVRGFGYRFADRSEE; encoded by the coding sequence ATGGATCTGCCCGGCCCCATCCTGATCGTCGAGGACGATCCCAATACCGCGGCCCTGGTGACCACCTACCTGGAGCGCGAGGGGTTCGCCGTCATCGCCGTCCATGACGGGGCGGAGGCGCTGGCGCTGGCCCGGCGCAAGCCGCCCGGCTTCGTCATCCTGGACGTGATGCTCCCCGGCGCGGACGGCTGGGAGATCTGCCGCGAGCTGCGCAAGGTCTCCGACGTGCCGATCCTCATGCTCACCGCCCGCGAGGAGGAGATCGACCGGGTGCTCGGCCTCTCCCTGGGGGCGGACGACTACGTGGTCAAGCCTTTCAGCCCCCGGGAGCTCGTCGAACGGGTCAAGGCCATTCTGCGCCGGGCGCGGCCGACGGCCGGGGCGAACCCCTCTCTCGTCCACGGAAGCCTCGTCCTCGATCCGGAGAAGCACAGGGTGACCCTGGATGGAAGACCGGTGGAGCTGACGGCGGCGGAATACCGGGTGCTGCTCGCCCTGATGCGCGCCCCGGGGCGGGTCTTCAGCCGGGACGACCTGATCGGCCGCATCTACGAGGGGGGAGAGACGGTGGTCGACCGGGTCATCGACGTGCACATCGGACATCTGCGGCAGAAGCTCGGCGACGATCCGGCGGCGCCACGATTCATCCGTACCGTGCGCGGCTTCGGCTACCGCTTCGCCGACCGTTCGGAAGAGTAG
- the rpsA gene encoding 30S ribosomal protein S1 — MDNDRDEERDENTEESFAEMFEKSYVGGGKLEQGQKVKAVILKIGAEWVFLDVGQKGEGVLDRKELLDPDGNLSVAEGNTISAYFLSRAGGELRFTTRIGGSAGNAQLEEAWRSGIPVDGHVEKEIKGGYEVKVAGVRAFCPFSQMGLRRTEAPEQHIGQHLPFRITQYSEGGRNIVVSHRALLEEERARQREALRETLQEGMTVKGTISSIRDFGAFVDIGGVEGLIPISEIAWGRVENIREVLSEGQEVEVAVKSVDWDQNRFSFSLRETLADPWAEAERNFPEGSVHTGTVARLAPFGAFVTLEAGVDGLVHISKLGGGKRISHPREVVKEGERLEVRVESFDRETRRISLAPAEAVRAKEEEAKTMDDFRRQAAAELPKGLGTLGDLLKAGMEKKSKKKKKR; from the coding sequence ATGGACAACGATAGAGACGAGGAAAGAGACGAAAACACCGAGGAGAGTTTCGCCGAAATGTTCGAAAAGAGCTACGTCGGCGGAGGCAAGCTGGAGCAGGGGCAGAAGGTCAAGGCCGTCATCCTCAAGATCGGCGCCGAGTGGGTCTTTCTCGACGTGGGACAGAAGGGCGAAGGTGTGCTGGACAGAAAAGAGCTCCTGGATCCCGACGGAAACCTGAGCGTTGCCGAGGGGAATACGATCTCCGCCTATTTTCTCTCCCGGGCCGGAGGCGAACTGCGCTTCACCACCCGCATCGGCGGCTCCGCAGGCAATGCCCAGCTCGAAGAAGCCTGGCGCAGCGGCATCCCGGTGGACGGACATGTGGAGAAGGAGATCAAGGGCGGCTACGAGGTGAAAGTGGCCGGCGTGCGGGCCTTCTGTCCCTTCTCGCAGATGGGTCTGCGCCGCACCGAGGCGCCCGAGCAGCACATCGGCCAGCATCTCCCCTTCCGGATCACCCAGTACAGCGAGGGAGGGCGCAACATCGTCGTCTCCCACCGGGCGCTGCTGGAAGAGGAGCGCGCCCGGCAGCGGGAAGCACTCCGGGAGACGCTGCAGGAGGGGATGACGGTCAAGGGGACGATTTCCTCCATCCGCGATTTCGGCGCCTTCGTCGACATCGGCGGGGTGGAAGGCCTCATCCCCATTTCCGAGATCGCCTGGGGGAGGGTGGAGAACATCCGCGAGGTGCTCAGCGAGGGGCAGGAGGTGGAGGTAGCGGTGAAATCGGTCGACTGGGACCAGAACCGCTTCTCCTTCAGCCTTCGGGAAACCCTTGCCGACCCCTGGGCCGAGGCGGAGCGGAATTTTCCGGAGGGGTCGGTTCACACCGGCACCGTGGCAAGGCTGGCCCCCTTCGGCGCCTTCGTCACCCTCGAAGCCGGGGTGGACGGCCTGGTGCACATCTCCAAGCTGGGAGGGGGTAAGCGCATCAGCCACCCCCGCGAAGTGGTCAAGGAGGGGGAACGCCTCGAGGTGAGGGTCGAAAGCTTCGACCGGGAAACCCGCCGCATCTCTCTCGCCCCGGCCGAGGCGGTGCGGGCCAAGGAGGAGGAAGCAAAAACGATGGACGATTTCCGGCGCCAGGCGGCGGCCGAGCTGCCCAAGGGGCTGGGCACCCTGGGCGATCTGCTCAAGGCCGGGATGGAGAAAAAGAGTAAGAAGAAAAAGAAACGATGA
- a CDS encoding STM4504/CBY_0614 family protein: protein MAIFDLFSKRQKKLRGDVPDVYSYDDLPQELRTQIVHIWLDTLGHADNDVSGNVKKLYSFIVNTLCREYGVFTLTDTKKHGGRDFIGELVDFFLKEPNIERALDAVELSFKFIDKFTRQWDYLRRHDANNRANDAIEELNGRFKEHGVGYQFVDGEIIRIDSELIHSEVVKPALRLLNQRKYAGAQQEFLKAHEHYRHGNAKEALNECLKSLESLMKSICDKRGWAYGGNATAKNLIKACIDNELIPLFWQQNFTSLRSLLESSVPTGRNKLGGHGQGTTTIAVPDHIVAYMLHMTASALVFLGEAEAALP from the coding sequence TTGGCAATCTTTGACTTGTTCTCAAAACGCCAGAAGAAACTTAGGGGCGATGTCCCAGATGTGTACAGCTATGACGACCTGCCTCAAGAACTCAGAACTCAAATAGTCCATATCTGGCTTGACACACTGGGGCACGCCGATAATGACGTCAGCGGGAACGTCAAGAAACTCTATTCGTTCATAGTGAATACCCTTTGCCGAGAGTATGGCGTGTTTACGTTGACTGATACCAAAAAACACGGGGGACGAGACTTCATTGGTGAATTGGTAGATTTCTTTCTTAAAGAGCCGAATATTGAGAGAGCTCTGGATGCGGTTGAACTTTCTTTTAAATTTATAGATAAATTCACGAGACAGTGGGACTACCTAAGACGGCACGATGCTAATAATCGGGCCAACGACGCCATTGAAGAGTTGAATGGACGATTCAAGGAACATGGTGTTGGCTACCAATTTGTTGATGGCGAGATTATTCGTATAGATTCCGAATTGATTCATTCCGAAGTCGTCAAGCCTGCCTTGCGCTTACTCAACCAGCGGAAGTATGCAGGTGCACAGCAAGAGTTTTTAAAAGCCCATGAACATTACCGCCATGGTAATGCGAAGGAAGCGCTTAACGAGTGTTTGAAGTCGCTCGAAAGTTTGATGAAGTCTATCTGCGACAAACGAGGTTGGGCATACGGCGGCAACGCTACAGCTAAAAACCTCATTAAGGCCTGCATTGACAATGAGCTTATCCCTCTGTTTTGGCAACAGAATTTCACCTCTTTACGCAGCCTACTCGAAAGTAGCGTTCCTACCGGTAGAAATAAATTGGGGGGACACGGTCAGGGCACAACGACAATCGCTGTTCCAGACCATATTGTTGCGTATATGCTTCACATGACGGCTTCTGCGCTGGTTTTTCTCGGGGAAGCTGAAGCGGCATTGCCGTAA
- a CDS encoding AlpA family phage regulatory protein, translated as MRAVFLKRAEVLKMTGLGYTTVYRMEKAGKFPARKQLSAGRVGWLHSEVERWVNSRASVHGESIALELSQM; from the coding sequence ATGAGAGCAGTATTTCTAAAGAGAGCAGAAGTCCTGAAGATGACCGGACTGGGATACACCACGGTGTACCGAATGGAGAAGGCGGGTAAGTTCCCGGCGAGAAAGCAACTGTCCGCTGGGCGTGTAGGTTGGCTGCACTCAGAGGTGGAAAGATGGGTTAACAGCCGCGCAAGTGTCCACGGTGAGTCTATCGCACTGGAGTTGTCTCAGATGTAA
- a CDS encoding site-specific integrase: MKFTDKYIASLKPEGKMVDKREGGGFGIRVLPSGVKTFFYIYRFDGVRRFLNLGHYDPKRAGRDDTAISLDEARSGGVSLSGARKLYTEAKAKVDKGIDVFAEKALKAEERLKAPTVAELADEYLTRYAKMRKRSWEEDERILKRDVIPAWGRRKAADITKRDINLLLDRIIDRGAPVMANNTFKIIRRMFNYAVEKDILVYSPALGVKLPSPKVERERVLSEDEIKVLWSRLDEPSLAMSPEVRRALKLVLVTAQRPGEVIGMNGSEIDGRWWTVPTGRAKNKKAHRVYLTDLALELIGDTTGEGYVFPSPRKATGQHILRHALSRAIVNNCPSGCVNNCASCENDGCKEDGKEVEEKNTLGVAHFTPHDLRRTAATFMAEAGEMDEVIDAVLNHVKEGVKKVYNLYRYDKEKRVALEAWERKLKAIVAGTQPENVIPLRRSRKG; this comes from the coding sequence ATGAAGTTCACTGACAAGTACATTGCGAGCCTTAAGCCTGAGGGCAAGATGGTGGACAAGCGAGAGGGGGGCGGGTTTGGTATTCGCGTACTGCCCAGTGGAGTGAAGACGTTCTTTTATATCTACCGATTTGATGGCGTTCGACGATTTCTCAACTTGGGGCACTATGACCCGAAGAGGGCTGGCAGGGATGATACTGCCATTAGCCTTGACGAGGCGAGGAGCGGCGGAGTGTCGCTTTCTGGCGCTAGGAAGCTATACACCGAAGCGAAAGCCAAGGTCGACAAGGGCATTGATGTATTTGCGGAGAAGGCGCTTAAGGCAGAGGAGCGACTCAAGGCGCCCACTGTTGCCGAGTTGGCAGATGAATATTTGACCCGTTATGCGAAGATGAGAAAGCGGTCATGGGAGGAGGACGAACGGATACTGAAGCGCGATGTAATCCCGGCTTGGGGGCGGCGCAAAGCCGCAGACATTACCAAGCGAGACATCAATCTCCTTCTTGACAGAATCATTGACCGGGGCGCTCCGGTTATGGCCAACAACACCTTTAAGATTATCCGCAGGATGTTCAACTATGCGGTCGAGAAAGACATCCTTGTGTATTCCCCCGCCCTTGGTGTGAAGCTCCCCTCCCCAAAGGTTGAGAGGGAGCGGGTGCTGTCAGAGGATGAGATCAAAGTGCTTTGGAGCCGCCTGGACGAGCCGAGTCTTGCGATGTCACCAGAGGTCAGGAGGGCACTCAAGCTAGTACTGGTGACAGCGCAGCGCCCCGGAGAAGTGATAGGGATGAACGGTTCAGAGATAGATGGGCGATGGTGGACAGTGCCAACGGGCAGGGCTAAGAACAAGAAGGCCCATCGTGTCTACCTCACAGATCTTGCTTTAGAGCTTATAGGCGACACCACAGGCGAGGGGTATGTATTCCCCAGCCCCCGCAAAGCCACAGGGCAGCACATACTCCGCCATGCACTGTCGCGTGCGATTGTCAATAACTGCCCTTCCGGGTGCGTGAATAACTGTGCATCCTGCGAGAATGATGGCTGCAAGGAAGATGGCAAGGAGGTGGAGGAGAAAAACACTCTAGGGGTGGCCCACTTTACCCCGCATGACCTTCGGCGCACAGCCGCCACCTTTATGGCGGAGGCGGGGGAGATGGATGAGGTTATTGATGCTGTACTTAACCACGTCAAAGAGGGAGTCAAGAAGGTCTATAACCTGTACCGTTACGACAAGGAGAAACGGGTTGCCCTTGAAGCATGGGAGAGAAAGCTAAAGGCCATTGTTGCCGGAACCCAACCTGAAAATGTCATCCCGCTACGCAGGAGCAGAAAGGGGTGA